A single Amphiura filiformis chromosome 8, Afil_fr2py, whole genome shotgun sequence DNA region contains:
- the LOC140159546 gene encoding uncharacterized protein — MVFFHASDRITARVALTDTWQDQNQRVEEEEELRSYDVSALFTSVPVDKALRIVRSRLEQDSALGDRTELTPDQIVRLCETCLKQYFIYNGDYYEQLHGAAMGLPLSPILCNIYMEDLEQRDIATAPHPPLWWFRYVDDTHCKLKKCHSQEFTDHLNSLDKDIKFTTEGEENDSLAFLDTLTVIQPDRSIKVTIYRKSTHTDQYLNFSSIHPIDHKLRVIRTLYHRADTVVTNLQDREDEKAHVNNALVKCGYPKWALDKATDPKTHKTSDVGDKRPNKGHVVLPYTKGTSEAIRRTFSNYGVSVFFKPTHTLGQILVSPKDKTDKKDITGPARQIRLQPGDILVSFDVVSSFTNVPIDDTWEITGDALQRDPSFDQRTRLFWNEVVDLTKLYLTSTYFKWEGKFYEQK; from the exons ATGGTTTTCTTTCACGCTAGTGATCGAATAACAGCAAGAGTAGCTTTAACAGATACATGGCAGGATCAGA ATCAAAGagtagaggaggaggaggagttgAGATCGTATGACGTCAGTGCCTTATTTACATCTGTCCCTGTGGACAAAGCACTTCGGATTGTACGTTCTCGCCTAGAACAGGACAGCGCCCTCGGTGATAGAACTGAATTAACACCTGACCAGATAGTTAGACTCTGTGAAACCTGTCTGAAACagtattttatttacaatggagaCTATTATGAACAGTTACACGGTGCGGCCATGGGCCTTCCGCTTTCTCCGATACTGTGCAACATTTACATGGAAGACCTTGAACAGAGAGATATAGCGACAGCACCCCACCCCCCTCTGTGGTGGTTTCGCTATGTAGATGACACCCACTGCAAACTTAAGAAGTGTCACTCGCAAGAATTTACCGACCATCTAAATTCGCTGGACAAGGACATCAAATTCACCACCGAAGGAGAGGAAAACGACTCGCTTGCTTTTCTAGACACTCTCACCGTAATCCAACCTGACAGATCCATCAAAGTCACCATTTACCGCAAAAGCACACACACCGATCAATATCTCAATTTCTCGTCTATTCACCCCATTGATCACAAACTTAGAGTCATCCGAACTTTGTACCATAGGGCCGACACCGTGGTCACTAACCTCCAGGATCGCGAAGACGAGAAAGCACATGTGAACAATGCTTTAGTAAAATGCGGATATCCCAAATGGGCTCTTGATAAAGCTACAGACCCAAAAACTCACAAAACGAGCGACGTGGGCGATAAACGCCCAAATAAAGGTCACGTAGTTCTCCCCTACACCAAAGGCACTTCTGAAGCCATTAGAAGGACTTTTAGCAACTACGGTGTTAGCGTTTTCTTCAAACCGACCCACACACTTGGACAAATCCTCGTGTCACCCAAGGACAAGACAGATAAGAAGGACATTACAGGTCCG GCTAGACAGATACGACTACAGCCAGGCGATATTCTAGTTAGCTTTGACGTTGTCTCATCATTTACTAATGTGCCCATTGATGACACATGGGAAATTACAGGTGATGCTCTTCAGCGAGATCCAAGCTTTGACCAGAGAACTAGACTGTTCTGGAATGAGGTAGTCGATCTCACTAAACTATATCTAACCTCTACCTATTTCAAGTGGGAAGGCAAGTTTTATGAGCAAAAATGA